A single region of the Podospora pseudopauciseta strain CBS 411.78 chromosome 1, whole genome shotgun sequence genome encodes:
- a CDS encoding hypothetical protein (EggNog:ENOG503P6Y4), with protein sequence MSTSAPAPVRAASTRFNQADVKVGDQSSLYKLIMTPIIFTTFLISLFLVDTRNLALRRHYHASDSESRMPEWLHRIVYRYKRYEYVAVDEKGKPFPISKHQTPAVSPGQEKEDFYHSKQKKLMKMEVAEAFEIRSIVVVLLGVLGAAFLWGSWKAASWIIGGLWTLASSR encoded by the exons ATGTCAACCTCCGCACCAGCCCCCGTTCGGGCCGCCAGCACCAGGTTCAATCAGGCTGATGTTAAAGTCGGAGACCAGTCGTCATTATACAAG TTAATCATGACGCCAATCATCTTCACCACTTTCCTCATCTCCTTATTTCTTGTCGACACGCGTAACTTGGCCCTGAGGCGGCATTACCACGCCTCAGACTCAGAAAGTCGCATGCCCGAGTGGTTGCACCGGATTGTTTACAGATACAAACGGTACGAGTATGTAGCTGTAGACGAGAAGGGAAAGCCATTCCCCATCAGCAAGCATCAGACACCCGCCGTTAGTCCCgggcaggagaaggaagacTTCTACCACAGCAAGCAGAAGAAAttgatgaagatggaggTTGCCGAGGCGTTTGAGATTAGGAGTATTGTGGTGGTTCTGTTGGGCGTGCTGGGTGCGGCGTTTCTATGGGGATCATGGAAGGCTGCCAGCTGGATAATAGGGGGTTTGTGGACATTGGCCTCGTCACGTTAA
- a CDS encoding hypothetical protein (COG:S; EggNog:ENOG503NWJ9) — MSSNPRRTPMTRPDSRGLSLKTNTLQKGATFHSPTSPTSTTENVFRPPSLPRRSQSNLDDVIDSHRRRAALTLDEFDRTLAGLSISDSPSSAAARKILREDSPPIPRGILNHTLDTVMGKEKEVERKVLCPRTRRTSRHHDSDSGLGTSIASTNEKIAAKEQTVAKTTAVTRSAAATRTTTTTTTQVLGQRANNRICEHTLKPLLGQSEFKDFHPLLLECPKKIQDKEIVCLRDLEKTLLLVAPERTKSAGLYLDFCLTTIQCIQATVEYLSDREQTRPRDVPYSSGYFIDLVDQIRHYAQQLSEAKEKGENDEMDVDPTDEIKLHGGIHINGRPAELVRIKKNGKMISMATGEPIESIEEESSGAVRIKRSASEELEDEEEIMRSMARRKKNATPEELAPKRCREHGCNKEFKRPCDLTKHEKTHSRPWKCPVTTCKYHEYGWPTEKEMDRHHNDKHSAAPPMFECYYKPCPYKSKRESNCKQHMEKAHGWTYVRTKTNGKKPGSSIAGGSTHPTPQLGHISTPSSDMSAGVATPPDDWSHIYSSGLEFPTYMPDSDYGMIPQELHLEYSPVDNPTPSTDSGMDHSSAYQDISTDFTLYEDIYSANVQLPTPMHANIYDKPMEPQFTPFTGAELCPLPAQLSPIGQANAMLFTPTSMVDEGFDDQHELAAMTNMASGGDFILFPNQAGVSKPMYNDSLFATDLPLQGMGTGYSQPSTQDLINGFHVDWSAHDLSAYLPQ, encoded by the exons ATGTCCTCCAACCCCCGTAGGACGCCGATGACTCGGCCGGACTCGAGAGGCCTTTCTCTTAAGACCAACACCCTCCAGAAGGGAGCGACCTTTCACTCTCCCACGAGTCCTACCTCGACCACAGAGAACGTTTTTAGACCACCATCTCTGCCACGCCGATCACAGTCGAACCTGGACGATGTCATTGATTCCCATCGCCGCCGTGCCGCCTTGACCTTGGACGAGTTTGATAGAACGCTTGCCGGTCTTTCCATCAGCGACTCGCCTTCCTCAGCGGCTGCGCGCAAGATTCTTCGCGAAGACAGCCCGCCCATTCCCCGTGGAATTCTCAACCACACCTTGGATACTGTCATGggcaaggagaaggaggtggaaCGCAAAGTACTGTGCCCTCGCACTCGCCGAACTTCTCGACATCACGACTCCGACAGCGGTCTCGGCACCTCTATTGCTTCCACCAACGAAAAAATTGCTGCGAAGGAGCAAACAGTCGCAAAGACCACTGCTGTCACTAGAtctgccgccgccactcGCACGACCACAACTACCACCACACAAGTGCTCGGCCAGCGTGCCAACAACCGCATTTGCGAACACACACTCAAGCCACTCCTTGGCCAGTCGGAATTCAAGGATTTCCACCCGCTTCTGCTGGAGTGCCCAAAGAAAATTCAAGACAAGGAGATCGTCTGCCTTAGAGATCTTGAGAAGACACTTCTTCTTGTCGCACCA GAGAGAACCAAATCTGCTGGCCTGTACCTCGACTTCTGCCTGACCACCATTCAGTGCATCCAGGCCACTGTTGAGTACCTCAGCGACCGTGAGCAGACTCGGCCACGCGACGTACCGTATAGCAGCGGCTATTTTATCGACCTGGTTGATCAGATCCGCCACTACGCCCAGCAACTTTCCGAGGCCAAAGAGAAGGGAGAGAACGACGAGATGGATGTTGATCC CACTGACGAGATCAAACTGCACGGTGGAATCCACATCAACGGCCGCCCCGCCGAGCTGGTTCGCATCAAGAAGAACGGCAAAATGATTTCCATGGCTACCGGCGAACCTATCGAGTCGATTGAGGAAGAGAGCAGCGGCGCGGTCAGGATTAAGCGCTCGGCCAGTGAGGAGCtcgaagatgaggaagagaTCATGCGCTCCATGGCCAGGCGAAAGAAGAATGCTACACCCGAGGAGCTCGCGCCCAAGAGGTGCCGAGAGCACGGCTGCAACAAGGAGTTCAAGCGGCCTTGCGACTTGACCAAGCATGAAAAGACACACTCTCGGCCCTGGAAGTGTCCCGTCACTACCTGCAAGTACCACGAGTATGGATGGCCAACGGAAAAGGAGATGGATCGCCACCATAACGACAAGCACTCCGCGGCGCCCCCCATGTTTGAGTGCTATTACAAGCCATGCCCGTACAAGTCCAAGCGGGAATCCAACTGCAAGCAGCACATGGAGAAGGCACATGGCTGGACCTACGTCCGGACCAAGACCAATGGCAAGAAGCCTGGCTCCAGCATTGCTGGTGGCTCTACCCACCCCACGCCCCAACTTGGCCACATTTCCACCCCCTCGAGTGACATGAGCGCTGGGGTCGCTACTCCTCCTGATGATTGGAGCCACATCTATTCCAGCGGCCTGGAGTTCCCCACCTATATGCCCGACTCTGATTACGGCATGATCCCTCAAGAGCTCCATCTTGAGTACTCTCCGGTTGATAACCCTACTCCTTCCACTGACTCTGGCATGGACCACAGCTCTGCCTACCAGGATATCTCCACAGATTTCACACTCTATGAGGATATTTACAGTGCCAATGTGCAGCTCCCTACACCCATGCACGCCAATATCTATGACAAGCCCATGGAACCACAGTTTACTCCTTTCACCGGTGCCGAACTCTGCCCGCTACCTGCCCAGCTCTCACCCATCGGCCAAGCGAACGCTATGCTCTTCACTCCCACCTCGATGGTCGATGAGGGTTTCGATGACCAACACGAGCTTGCCGCCATGACCAATATGGCCAGCGGCGGGGACTTCATCCTTTTCCCCAACCAGGCTGGTGTTTCCAAGCCCATGTACAATGACTCCCTGTTTGCGACAGATCTCCCGCTCCAGGGCATGGGCACCGGTTACTCTCAGCCTTCCACTCAAGATCTGATTAACGGATTCCACGTTGACTGGTCAGCACATGACTTGAGCGCCTACCTTCCTCAGTAA
- a CDS encoding hypothetical protein (EggNog:ENOG50KOG3139; COG:J) — protein sequence MTPTTSNDLITPLRAASRNLAREWGFLRPKIAGSDLSAAAVHALIELGNGRSLSVDELAAELRVSTGQVRGVVVPELVGRGLVKSEGEGGIYGLTEEGKETLGRINGFARRQVAKALEDVGGGNGVTAGDITSMFRIWTQALERAREVGENFPTPAVTPGQEESPFGLPGTGAVAGAGVEPAVAKRTVEIVSGYQPGILGRVVEMHMEYYYPKYNWGREFETVFTEGMLDLLKRVGNGKGNQAWAAVLKQPGGKDRIVGTVFIDGEITAKEGVAKLRAFIVDEEARGLGAGRKLLRAAMDFIMEEGFGQCKLTTSKELMVARKMYETEGFKPMGEYWYGGWLEGVCSMEYLWERPAGKHTPSEDGTLKGKEV from the coding sequence ATGACCCCCACAACCAGTAAcgacctcatcacccccctccgtGCCGCCTCCCGCAATCTGGCGCGCGAATGGGGGTTTTTACGCCCGAAGATTGCGGGATCGGACCTGTCGGCTGCTGCGGTGCACGCTCTTATCGAACTTGGGAATGGACGCTCGCTTAGTGTTGATGAGCTGGCTGCTGAGTTGAGGGTTAGTACCGGGcaggtgaggggggtggtggtgcctgAGCTTGTTGGGAGGGGGCTGGTCAAGtcagagggggagggtggtatTTATGGGCTTAcagaggaagggaaggagaCGCTGGGGAGGATCAACGGTTTTGCTCGGAGGCAGGTGGCGAAGGCGCTGgaggatgtgggaggggggaatgGGGTTACGGCTGGGGATATCACGTCTATGTTTAGGATTTGGACGCAGGCGctggagagggcgagggaggttggggagaatTTTCCCACGCCGGCGGTGACGCCGGGACAGGAGGAGAGTCCGTTTGGGTTGCCCGGGACCGGTGCGGTTGCTGGCGCGGGGGTGGAACCAGCTGTGGCAAAGAGGACGGTTGAGATCGTGTCTGGGTATCAGCCTGGGAttctggggagggtggtggagatgcaTATGGAGTATTACTATCCAAAGTATAactgggggagggagtttgaGACGGTATTTACGGAGGGGATGCTTGACTTGCTGAAGAGGGTCGggaatgggaaggggaacCAGGCTTGGGCTGCGGTGCTCAAACAGCCTGGTGGGAAGGATAGAATAGTGGGGACTGTGTTTATTGATGGGGAAATCACGGCTAAGGAAGGGGTGGCGAAGTTGAGGGCGTTtattgttgatgaagaagcgCGGGGGTTAGGGGCAGGGAGAAAACTCTTACGAGCAGCGATGGATTTTATCATGGAAGAGGGGTTTGGGCAGTGTAAGTTGACAACCAGCAAGGAGTTGATGGTGGCTAGAAAGATGTATGAGACGGAGGGGTTCAAACCGATGGGAGAGTACTGGTATGGCGGTTGGTTGGAAGGGGTGTGTTCGATGGAGTATCTGTGGGAGAGGCCCGCAGGGAAACATACGCCAAGTGAGGATGGAACGCTCAAGGGGAAGGAAGTATAA